The following coding sequences are from one Arthrobacter crystallopoietes window:
- a CDS encoding acetate/propionate family kinase: MLILVINSGSSSLKYQVREFPSEDSAVLADGSIGQIGDGEVRDHTDALEAMAKELDRQLGSRKIDAVGHRVVHGGEDYDRPVLISPEVLETIERLSPLAPLHNTANAEGIRAIGRKWPDIPQVAVFDTAFHRTLPEHAWRYALPDELYREHSIRRYGFHGSSFEYVTGEAARLLGIPLGSFNAVIAHVGNGASATAIAGGQSVDTSMGLTPLEGLVMGTRPGDLDPGLVLFLQQTGRTPDDLQDLFNHESGLKALAGESDMRRIVEAANNDDAKAVLALEVASYRLAKYVGAYHVACGGAQALVFTAGVGEHSAAFRALAVDRLGALGITLDSEANAAADDPQEACVISDAGSAIPVLVVPTDEEKVIAEAAAVVIQGN; this comes from the coding sequence ATGCTGATCCTCGTCATCAACTCCGGCTCCTCGTCGCTGAAGTACCAGGTGCGCGAGTTCCCTTCGGAGGACAGTGCCGTCCTGGCCGACGGCAGCATCGGGCAGATCGGCGACGGCGAAGTCCGCGACCACACCGACGCCCTTGAGGCCATGGCCAAGGAGCTGGACCGGCAGCTTGGCTCCCGCAAGATTGACGCAGTGGGCCACCGGGTGGTGCACGGCGGCGAGGACTATGACCGGCCCGTGCTGATTTCGCCCGAGGTGCTGGAGACGATCGAGCGCCTCAGCCCGCTGGCCCCGCTGCACAACACGGCAAACGCCGAAGGCATCCGGGCGATCGGCAGGAAGTGGCCGGACATTCCGCAGGTTGCCGTCTTCGACACTGCCTTCCACCGCACGTTGCCCGAACACGCCTGGCGCTATGCGCTGCCCGATGAGCTGTACCGCGAACACAGCATCCGGCGGTACGGCTTCCACGGCAGCAGCTTCGAGTACGTCACCGGGGAGGCGGCCAGGCTGCTCGGCATCCCGCTCGGTTCCTTCAACGCCGTGATTGCGCATGTGGGCAACGGCGCCTCGGCCACAGCCATCGCCGGCGGGCAAAGCGTGGACACCTCCATGGGGCTGACCCCGCTGGAGGGCCTGGTCATGGGCACCCGGCCGGGCGATCTGGACCCCGGGCTGGTGCTCTTCCTGCAGCAGACCGGCCGGACCCCGGACGACCTGCAGGACCTGTTCAACCATGAATCCGGCCTAAAGGCTCTGGCCGGGGAGAGCGACATGCGCAGGATCGTCGAAGCAGCAAACAACGACGACGCCAAGGCGGTCCTGGCGCTCGAGGTGGCGAGCTACCGACTGGCCAAGTACGTCGGCGCCTACCATGTTGCCTGCGGCGGCGCCCAGGCTCTGGTCTTCACGGCCGGCGTCGGTGAGCATTCCGCCGCGTTCCGCGCCCTCGCCGTCGACCGCCTCGGTGCACTGGGCATCACCCTGGACAGTGAGGCCAACGCGGCGGCCGACGATCCGCAGGAGGCGTGCGTTATCAGCGACGCCGGATCCGCCATTCCTGTCCTGGTGGTGCCCACGGACGAAGAAAAGGTTATCGCCGAGGCGGCCGCCGTCGTTATTCAGGGCAATTAG
- a CDS encoding thiamine-binding protein — protein MLVAFSVSPSGAPATGPAPHDASVHGAVAAAVKIVRESGLPNKTDAMFTTIEGEWDEVFDVIKRATEAVGQFGERVSLVLKADIRPGYYGELTGKVERLEAAITEQDSA, from the coding sequence ATGCTTGTAGCCTTCTCAGTTTCTCCATCCGGGGCGCCTGCCACAGGGCCCGCACCGCACGACGCTTCGGTCCACGGGGCCGTTGCCGCCGCCGTGAAAATCGTCCGCGAATCGGGCCTGCCCAATAAGACGGATGCCATGTTCACCACCATCGAAGGTGAGTGGGACGAGGTCTTCGACGTTATCAAGCGGGCCACGGAAGCCGTCGGACAGTTCGGCGAGCGGGTCTCGCTGGTCCTGAAAGCGGACATCCGGCCCGGCTACTACGGGGAACTGACCGGCAAGGTGGAACGGCTGGAAGCAGCCATCACCGAACAGGACAGCGCATGA
- a CDS encoding spermidine synthase, with protein MGRRNRGRNPEPAAAAAGPAEGRYEISSGVAELVRDADGTDAWLLKINGVQSSHVVIGEPERLDFEYMRWMAALIESHWPATGSLRALHLGGGACSMARYLASRYPDARQVVVEIDAKLAELVRQWFDIPKAPLVRIRVGEAREVTESLSENSRDLIIRDVFAGSQTPDSLVTLEFTQAARRVLAPGGIYLVNCGDTPQLLRARAEAATISSVFEHTLIIADPPMLKGRRYGNVIIAGSDIPFGDDPQLVRALLGGAVPAQLWGREEVAKFSRGVAVLQDPAKN; from the coding sequence ATGGGACGGCGCAACCGCGGCCGGAATCCCGAGCCGGCCGCTGCTGCTGCCGGGCCCGCCGAAGGCCGGTACGAGATTTCCTCCGGCGTGGCCGAACTGGTCCGGGACGCCGACGGAACGGACGCCTGGCTGCTAAAGATCAACGGCGTGCAGTCCTCGCATGTGGTGATCGGCGAGCCCGAGCGGCTGGACTTCGAGTACATGCGCTGGATGGCGGCGCTGATCGAGTCGCACTGGCCGGCAACGGGTTCCCTGCGCGCCCTCCACCTTGGCGGCGGCGCCTGCTCGATGGCCCGTTACCTCGCGTCGCGCTACCCGGACGCGCGGCAGGTCGTCGTCGAAATCGATGCGAAACTGGCCGAGCTGGTTCGGCAGTGGTTCGATATCCCCAAGGCTCCGCTGGTGCGCATCCGTGTCGGCGAAGCCCGGGAGGTCACCGAATCGCTGTCCGAAAACAGCCGGGACCTGATCATCCGGGACGTCTTCGCCGGCAGCCAGACCCCGGACAGCCTGGTCACGTTGGAGTTCACCCAGGCCGCCCGCCGGGTGCTCGCACCGGGCGGAATCTATCTGGTCAACTGTGGGGACACGCCGCAGCTGCTGCGCGCCCGCGCTGAGGCCGCGACCATCTCAAGCGTCTTCGAACATACCCTGATCATCGCGGACCCGCCTATGCTTAAAGGACGGCGCTATGGCAACGTCATTATCGCCGGCAGCGACATTCCGTTCGGCGACGACCCGCAGCTCGTGCGGGCCCTGCTGGGCGGCGCAGTCCCGGCCCAGCTCTGGGGCCGTGAGGAAGTGGCAAAGTTTTCCAGAGGCGTTGCCGTTCTGCAAGACCCGGCAAAGAATTAG
- a CDS encoding NCS2 family permease, whose translation MPRQGNVQTKQGFLAKVDNYFEITKRGSDFSREIRGGLATFFAMSYIVVLNPLILSGADSNGDELGGARVAAVTALVAGVLTIVMGAWAKYPFALATGLGVNAFIAVTVASNPGLTWPDVMGLVVLSGVTMLILVLTGFRTAVFRAVPASLKTAIVVGIGMFIALIGLVNAGFVRRVPDVAGTTVPVGLGFDGKLMGWPTLVFIFGLVLTMALVVRKVRGAILIGIVAATVFALIVEAVAHPGSQGAGVPTGWSLVTPSLPDWSAPDLSLIGQVNVFGAFSELGVTAASLLAFAILLSIFFDAMGTMVGLANEAGLTDKEGNIPHVDRVLLVDAAGAIAGGGASVSSNQIYVESGAGIGEGARTGLASIVTGLLFVVAMFFTPLIYLVPFEAVAPALVVVGFMMVSQVGRIDWSDWGVALPAFLTFTLMPFTYSIANGLGAGFIAYVIIRAVQGRTKDVHPLMWAVAAAFVIFFGIGPIEQLLGMA comes from the coding sequence ATGCCCCGACAGGGAAATGTACAGACCAAACAGGGCTTCCTGGCCAAGGTAGACAACTATTTTGAGATCACCAAAAGAGGCTCCGACTTCTCGCGTGAAATCCGTGGTGGTCTGGCTACCTTTTTTGCCATGAGCTACATTGTGGTGCTCAATCCGCTGATTCTCAGCGGCGCAGACTCCAACGGAGATGAACTCGGTGGTGCGCGCGTGGCTGCCGTCACCGCCTTGGTGGCCGGTGTGCTGACCATCGTCATGGGAGCCTGGGCGAAGTATCCGTTTGCCCTCGCGACCGGCCTAGGTGTCAACGCGTTCATTGCGGTCACCGTGGCCAGCAACCCCGGCCTCACCTGGCCCGATGTCATGGGTCTGGTGGTGCTCTCCGGTGTCACCATGCTGATCCTGGTGCTGACCGGCTTCAGAACGGCCGTCTTCCGGGCTGTTCCGGCGAGCCTGAAAACAGCCATCGTGGTCGGCATCGGCATGTTCATCGCGCTGATCGGCCTGGTCAACGCCGGCTTCGTCCGCCGCGTGCCCGACGTTGCCGGCACGACCGTACCCGTGGGGCTGGGCTTCGACGGCAAGCTCATGGGCTGGCCCACTCTGGTCTTCATTTTCGGTCTGGTCCTCACCATGGCCCTGGTGGTGCGCAAGGTCAGAGGCGCCATCCTGATCGGCATCGTGGCCGCCACCGTCTTCGCCCTGATCGTGGAGGCCGTTGCCCATCCCGGTTCCCAGGGCGCCGGGGTACCCACCGGTTGGTCGCTTGTCACGCCGAGCCTGCCGGACTGGAGCGCCCCGGACCTGAGCTTGATCGGCCAGGTCAACGTCTTCGGCGCGTTCAGCGAACTCGGTGTCACGGCCGCCAGCCTCCTGGCCTTCGCCATCCTGCTCAGTATCTTCTTCGATGCGATGGGCACCATGGTGGGCCTGGCCAACGAGGCCGGCCTGACCGACAAGGAAGGCAACATCCCGCACGTGGACCGGGTGCTGCTGGTCGATGCGGCCGGCGCCATCGCCGGCGGTGGAGCCTCGGTTTCCTCCAACCAGATCTACGTTGAATCCGGCGCCGGGATCGGGGAAGGCGCCCGGACCGGGCTGGCCAGCATCGTCACCGGCCTGCTCTTCGTCGTGGCGATGTTCTTCACACCGCTGATCTATCTGGTGCCGTTCGAGGCGGTGGCTCCGGCGCTCGTCGTCGTTGGTTTCATGATGGTGTCGCAGGTGGGCCGGATCGACTGGTCGGACTGGGGCGTGGCACTGCCGGCCTTCCTGACCTTCACCCTGATGCCGTTCACCTACTCGATTGCCAACGGCCTGGGCGCCGGCTTCATCGCTTACGTCATCATCCGGGCCGTGCAGGGCCGCACCAAGGACGTGCATCCGCTCATGTGGGCGGTTGCCGCGGCATTCGTGATCTTCTTCGGGATCGGGCCGATCGAGCAGCTCCTGGGCATGGCCTGA
- a CDS encoding copper resistance CopC family protein has product MKKLLLSASAAVRLVTAVLVAAAFVLFPAAGAQAHDELLSHTPEDGATVETMPEELTLTFSNVPVALGSVVQIQDSSGTNWADGEVQITDTEVSQPIRADAPAGEYSVVWRVVSSDAHPIEGNFTFTVESGAAGTEGASASAGAGTDAGAGTPEPIETQENPADAPAGVTVAGQTVPWSVLGMVAALVVLGVVIGVTAKRRLGKGGE; this is encoded by the coding sequence GTGAAAAAGCTTCTCCTGAGTGCCTCCGCAGCCGTTAGGTTAGTCACGGCTGTGCTGGTGGCCGCCGCCTTCGTACTCTTTCCCGCCGCCGGGGCGCAAGCCCACGATGAACTTCTCTCGCACACTCCGGAAGACGGTGCGACGGTGGAGACCATGCCCGAGGAGCTGACGCTGACCTTCAGCAACGTCCCCGTGGCGCTGGGTTCCGTAGTGCAGATCCAGGATTCGTCGGGAACCAACTGGGCCGACGGCGAGGTGCAGATCACGGACACCGAAGTCAGCCAGCCGATCAGGGCGGATGCGCCCGCGGGCGAATACTCTGTGGTGTGGCGTGTGGTGTCATCCGACGCCCATCCGATCGAAGGGAACTTCACCTTCACCGTGGAATCCGGCGCAGCGGGCACAGAAGGTGCCAGTGCCAGTGCCGGCGCGGGCACGGATGCCGGTGCGGGAACCCCGGAGCCTATCGAGACGCAGGAAAATCCGGCTGACGCGCCGGCGGGCGTAACGGTAGCCGGCCAGACGGTACCGTGGAGCGTCCTCGGCATGGTCGCCGCGCTCGTGGTGCTTGGCGTCGTCATCGGGGTGACAGCGAAGCGCCGTCTCGGCAAGGGCGGCGAGTAG
- a CDS encoding FAD-dependent monooxygenase, producing MSAVCPADVPIESTTTVVIGAGLPGLAVASELSRHGVASIVLEGMGTAGKRRSVMTDSVSLTERSELLRLLRGYANSHCLDVRPSTMASKLSRDPQQKWVIHTEQGILQAESVVLTDCPQNQVRRFLRGLGLSLGKDLRTSLKSLGLYLVGVADLLTPSTREIVRQAKLVGDAIAGGRMLTA from the coding sequence GTGAGTGCTGTGTGCCCCGCAGACGTACCGATCGAGTCCACCACCACCGTCGTCATCGGTGCCGGCCTGCCCGGCCTCGCCGTGGCCAGTGAACTGAGCAGGCACGGCGTTGCCTCCATTGTGCTGGAGGGCATGGGCACCGCCGGCAAGCGCAGGAGTGTCATGACGGACTCGGTCTCGCTGACGGAACGCTCGGAATTGCTGCGGCTGCTCCGCGGCTATGCCAACAGCCACTGCCTGGACGTCCGCCCAAGCACCATGGCCAGCAAACTGAGCCGGGATCCGCAGCAGAAGTGGGTCATCCACACGGAGCAGGGCATCCTGCAGGCGGAGTCGGTGGTGCTCACGGACTGCCCGCAGAACCAGGTCCGCCGGTTCCTGCGCGGCCTTGGTCTCAGCCTCGGCAAGGACCTGCGGACATCGTTGAAGTCCCTGGGCCTCTACCTGGTGGGCGTGGCCGATCTGCTCACGCCCAGCACCAGGGAGATTGTCCGGCAGGCCAAACTGGTCGGCGACGCCATTGCCGGCGGCCGCATGCTTACCGCCTGA
- a CDS encoding universal stress protein yields MTNATPGNASHGGTPRGIVVGVDGSDQSHCALVWAAQEAQKRRTPLHVITAYTVPVFAASSMDAGYATLDDAVIREGAEAVLEQAVEKVDGYGVEVHATVETGDAAGVLLELSEEAELVVVGTRGRGGFMGRLLGSVSSAVPAHAHCPSVTIPLACAPRLEGVDFELPKTKDIPVKPDDVEKVVLVGVDGSEQARMATLVAAEQAARWGRPLRVICALPPFTGSLAWVPAPLDREALYADLRSQLDAGVAWLRSHFPGLQISGEVQDGSPVELLIEATRTAELLVMGTRGRGGFAGMLLGSTSQGVLHHAKGPVMVVPDAHDPRLDDRKKFGPMPEE; encoded by the coding sequence ATGACAAACGCAACACCCGGTAATGCCAGCCACGGCGGAACGCCCCGCGGAATCGTGGTTGGTGTGGACGGTTCGGACCAGAGCCACTGTGCGCTGGTGTGGGCAGCCCAGGAGGCACAGAAACGCCGGACCCCGCTGCATGTCATCACCGCCTATACCGTTCCCGTTTTCGCCGCTTCGAGCATGGATGCCGGCTACGCCACCTTGGATGATGCGGTGATCCGCGAGGGCGCGGAAGCCGTGCTTGAGCAGGCTGTGGAGAAGGTTGACGGTTACGGCGTCGAGGTCCACGCCACAGTGGAAACCGGGGACGCCGCCGGGGTGCTGCTGGAACTGTCCGAAGAGGCGGAGCTGGTAGTTGTGGGTACGCGTGGGCGCGGCGGCTTCATGGGCCGGCTGCTGGGCTCGGTCAGCAGTGCCGTCCCGGCGCACGCCCATTGCCCCTCGGTGACCATTCCGCTGGCCTGCGCTCCGCGGCTCGAAGGCGTGGATTTCGAACTGCCCAAGACCAAGGACATTCCGGTCAAGCCCGACGACGTGGAAAAGGTTGTCCTGGTCGGCGTCGACGGCTCGGAGCAGGCGCGCATGGCCACGCTCGTTGCTGCCGAGCAGGCCGCGCGCTGGGGCCGGCCGCTGCGTGTCATCTGCGCACTGCCGCCCTTCACCGGTTCGCTGGCCTGGGTGCCTGCGCCGCTGGACCGGGAAGCGCTGTACGCGGATCTCCGGTCACAGCTGGATGCCGGCGTCGCTTGGCTGCGCAGCCACTTCCCCGGCCTGCAGATCAGCGGCGAGGTCCAGGACGGCTCTCCCGTGGAGTTGCTCATCGAAGCCACGCGGACGGCAGAACTGCTGGTCATGGGTACGCGCGGACGCGGCGGGTTTGCCGGTATGCTCCTCGGTTCTACCAGCCAGGGAGTCCTGCATCATGCCAAGGGCCCCGTCATGGTGGTGCCGGATGCCCACGATCCGCGGCTCGACGACCGCAAGAAATTCGGTCCGATGCCGGAGGAATGA
- a CDS encoding NlpC/P60 family protein has translation MGMSEGRSARSKRTTPVHTISLAAATVALLATAGLPPAVAAPTGELPQVSVSALQVPAKPVLTDKDIDAAKGDAEATKALVERIEEQLRTASGELESARYETMQSQNNYSTALLIQQDRTSELEDARGKAKQAGEYFEAVQDQVGQLAGELYRNGGVNPGLSSLLASADADEVLYKASTLDALSDNRFQTLTAAQQAAQLWTAWELHVSEAEEAAQDAAAAAKAAESNAKAASAAHEQLVSKQEEQRQILLDHLAELRDTSVAEENQRIAALEETEQQRQFEALVAESERQAAAQPAAAANQPASGNTGSPAQIPVTVVPAADGITPAPAPPAPAAPSTPSAPSAPVAPPAPPAAAPAPAPDRAPQPAPEPEPAPAPAPAPPPPAPAPAPKPSPKPAPPKQEPAPAPAPNYSMAQTAINYATAKASNKKSFYEWAGNGPWGFDCSGLTQQAFGTAGKWIPRTATAQYDLAPHKVSLGNLQPGDLVFWGTEGNFWHVALYIGGGQVVHAMNPNDGLRVTPIGYMYGKLHGYGARWT, from the coding sequence ATGGGGATGTCTGAGGGGCGCTCTGCCCGTTCAAAACGCACGACGCCGGTGCACACCATTTCGCTGGCGGCTGCCACTGTCGCTTTGCTCGCCACAGCCGGCCTGCCTCCGGCCGTCGCGGCACCCACGGGCGAGCTGCCGCAGGTCTCGGTGTCCGCACTGCAGGTTCCCGCCAAACCCGTCCTGACCGACAAAGACATTGACGCCGCCAAGGGGGACGCCGAGGCGACGAAGGCACTCGTCGAACGGATCGAAGAGCAGCTGCGCACGGCCAGCGGGGAGCTGGAAAGCGCCCGCTACGAGACGATGCAGTCGCAGAACAACTACAGCACCGCCCTGCTCATCCAGCAGGACCGCACGTCCGAACTGGAGGACGCACGCGGCAAGGCGAAGCAGGCCGGTGAATATTTCGAAGCCGTACAGGACCAGGTGGGTCAGCTCGCGGGCGAGCTGTACCGCAATGGCGGCGTCAACCCTGGCTTGAGCTCCCTGCTGGCCAGCGCCGATGCGGATGAAGTGCTCTATAAGGCGTCCACTCTGGATGCGCTGTCCGATAACCGGTTCCAGACCCTGACCGCCGCCCAGCAGGCGGCCCAGCTGTGGACAGCCTGGGAGCTGCACGTCTCGGAAGCCGAAGAAGCCGCCCAGGACGCGGCTGCCGCGGCCAAGGCCGCGGAGTCGAACGCCAAGGCTGCCAGCGCGGCCCATGAACAGCTCGTCAGCAAACAGGAGGAACAGCGCCAGATCCTGCTGGACCATCTGGCCGAACTCCGCGACACCAGCGTGGCCGAGGAGAACCAGCGGATCGCCGCACTGGAAGAAACGGAGCAGCAACGCCAGTTCGAGGCTCTGGTGGCCGAGTCCGAACGCCAGGCAGCCGCGCAGCCAGCAGCAGCCGCCAACCAACCAGCGTCCGGCAATACCGGAAGCCCGGCCCAGATACCTGTGACGGTAGTTCCGGCTGCGGACGGCATCACTCCGGCCCCGGCTCCTCCGGCTCCGGCCGCCCCCAGCACCCCGTCGGCGCCTTCCGCACCGGTGGCTCCCCCGGCTCCTCCTGCTGCCGCGCCGGCACCTGCCCCGGACCGCGCACCGCAGCCTGCGCCCGAGCCCGAACCTGCACCGGCGCCGGCCCCCGCGCCGCCGCCACCGGCGCCCGCACCGGCGCCCAAGCCTTCGCCGAAACCGGCTCCGCCGAAGCAGGAGCCGGCTCCCGCACCCGCACCGAATTACTCCATGGCGCAGACCGCGATCAACTACGCGACCGCCAAGGCCTCAAACAAGAAGTCCTTCTACGAATGGGCCGGAAACGGGCCGTGGGGATTCGACTGCTCCGGCCTGACCCAGCAGGCCTTCGGCACGGCGGGCAAGTGGATTCCGCGCACGGCCACGGCACAATATGACCTGGCACCGCACAAGGTTTCGCTGGGCAATCTGCAGCCCGGAGACCTGGTGTTCTGGGGCACCGAAGGAAACTTCTGGCATGTGGCGCTCTACATCGGCGGCGGCCAGGTGGTCCACGCCATGAACCCGAACGACGGCCTGCGCGTCACGCCCATTGGCTACATGTACGGCAAACTGCATGGATATGGAGCCCGCTGGACCTAA
- a CDS encoding cation diffusion facilitator family transporter, whose translation MGHGHGHSHRLPASGTATAKHRKKLIWVVAITLAVVVIQVIGALISGSLALLADAGHMLSDAAGVSIALMAAWIATRPPSDKRTYGYQRAEVLAALANAVVLIVIAVIIFLEALRRFGQTPEIHTGAMLLTAVLGAVANLVCLLILQGGHKESLNVRGAYLEVLGDLLGSVAVIVAAVVVALTGFVQADTFASILIAVMILPRAWSLLRDVVNVLLEATPKNVDVASIREHIMSADGVVDVHDIHIWTITSGVPVFSAHVVVADETLHAEGIDRVLDRLSGCLGSHFDTEHCTFQIEPVSHADHETRHHD comes from the coding sequence ATGGGTCACGGCCATGGACACAGTCACCGTCTGCCCGCTTCCGGCACCGCGACCGCCAAACACCGCAAGAAGCTCATCTGGGTAGTCGCCATCACCCTTGCCGTGGTGGTCATCCAGGTTATCGGCGCCTTGATCTCCGGCTCCCTGGCCCTGCTGGCCGACGCCGGCCACATGCTGTCCGACGCGGCAGGTGTCTCGATCGCCCTGATGGCCGCGTGGATTGCCACGCGTCCGCCCTCGGACAAACGCACCTACGGCTACCAGCGCGCCGAAGTCCTGGCGGCACTGGCCAATGCCGTGGTGCTGATCGTCATTGCGGTCATCATTTTCCTGGAGGCGTTGCGCAGGTTCGGGCAGACGCCGGAGATCCATACCGGCGCGATGCTCCTGACGGCCGTACTCGGCGCCGTCGCAAATCTCGTCTGCCTGCTGATCCTCCAGGGCGGACACAAGGAAAGCCTCAACGTGCGCGGCGCCTATCTTGAAGTGCTCGGGGACCTGCTGGGCTCGGTCGCGGTGATTGTCGCCGCCGTCGTTGTTGCCCTGACCGGCTTCGTCCAGGCGGACACGTTCGCTTCCATCCTGATCGCCGTGATGATCCTGCCGCGAGCCTGGAGCCTGCTGCGCGACGTCGTCAATGTGCTGCTTGAGGCGACGCCAAAGAACGTGGATGTGGCCAGCATCCGCGAGCACATCATGAGCGCCGACGGCGTGGTGGACGTCCACGACATCCACATCTGGACCATCACGTCCGGCGTTCCGGTGTTTTCGGCACACGTGGTGGTGGCCGACGAGACCCTTCACGCCGAGGGGATCGACCGCGTGCTGGACCGGCTTTCCGGGTGCCTGGGCAGCCATTTCGATACTGAACACTGCACGTTCCAGATCGAGCCGGTTTCCCACGCTGACCACGAAACCCGCCACCACGACTAA
- a CDS encoding metallopeptidase family protein — protein sequence MEMSLPDFEDAVNDAIDQIPDKIAREMSNVGIFVEEEYTPQPWEDPEMELLGLYEGTPLTERDHWWDAGSLPDRITVFRGPILRMCESRDEVIHEVLVTVIHEVAHHFGIADERLHELGWG from the coding sequence ATGGAAATGTCCCTGCCGGATTTCGAGGACGCGGTCAACGACGCGATCGATCAGATACCGGACAAGATCGCCCGCGAGATGAGCAACGTGGGCATCTTTGTCGAGGAGGAATACACCCCGCAGCCGTGGGAGGATCCCGAGATGGAACTGCTCGGCCTCTACGAAGGGACACCCCTGACGGAGCGGGACCACTGGTGGGACGCCGGCTCGCTTCCGGACCGGATCACCGTGTTCCGCGGACCGATCCTGCGGATGTGCGAGAGCCGCGACGAGGTCATCCACGAGGTCCTGGTCACCGTGATCCACGAGGTGGCCCACCATTTCGGCATCGCCGACGAGCGGCTGCACGAATTGGGTTGGGGCTGA
- a CDS encoding Asp23/Gls24 family envelope stress response protein, translating into MENQNPAGQPPAYQPAIPDPALQEPALHKAGPEAPGRTTISDTAVAKVAAVAARSVSGVYALGSGTARALSALRDAVGGSDIGQGVRVEVGQTQVAVDINLVAQYGVPLQQLAQKVRAAVYSAVEQFVGLDVIEVNVEINDVHVPGLNDPKTTAEKSARQPAP; encoded by the coding sequence GTGGAGAACCAGAATCCGGCAGGTCAACCGCCGGCGTACCAGCCCGCCATCCCCGACCCTGCCCTCCAGGAGCCGGCCTTGCACAAGGCAGGTCCGGAGGCACCCGGCCGGACAACCATCTCGGACACTGCTGTAGCCAAGGTCGCCGCGGTGGCGGCACGCAGCGTCAGCGGTGTCTACGCACTGGGTTCGGGCACGGCCCGCGCACTGAGCGCGCTGCGCGACGCCGTGGGCGGCAGCGATATCGGCCAGGGCGTCCGCGTGGAGGTGGGGCAGACCCAGGTGGCCGTGGACATCAATCTGGTGGCCCAGTACGGGGTGCCGTTGCAGCAACTCGCGCAGAAAGTCCGTGCGGCGGTCTACAGTGCCGTGGAGCAGTTCGTCGGGCTGGATGTCATCGAAGTCAACGTGGAAATCAACGACGTTCATGTGCCCGGCCTCAATGACCCGAAAACGACGGCGGAGAAATCCGCCAGGCAGCCGGCCCCGTGA
- a CDS encoding DUF2273 domain-containing protein: MSNTVVGMAVGAALAWAALVFEFWGFLLMAVFLAVGALIGRAADGKLDLRGVRDALTGRRSSS, from the coding sequence ATGAGCAACACCGTAGTCGGCATGGCCGTGGGCGCGGCCCTGGCCTGGGCGGCACTGGTATTCGAATTCTGGGGCTTCCTGCTGATGGCCGTATTCCTCGCCGTCGGCGCCCTGATCGGCCGTGCCGCGGACGGCAAGCTCGATCTGCGCGGTGTCCGCGACGCGCTGACCGGACGCCGCTCCTCTTCATGA